A window from Rhodocyclaceae bacterium encodes these proteins:
- a CDS encoding 30S ribosomal protein S21: protein MPSVRVKENEPFEVALRRFKRTIEKTGLLTELRAREFYEKPTSERKRKLAAAVKRHYKRVRGQLLPPRMY from the coding sequence ATGCCAAGTGTCCGCGTAAAAGAAAACGAGCCTTTCGAAGTTGCGCTTCGTCGCTTCAAGCGGACGATCGAGAAGACTGGCCTCCTGACCGAACTTCGTGCACGCGAGTTCTATGAGAAGCCCACGTCCGAGCGCAAGCGCAAGCTCGCCGCCGCGGTCAAGCGTCATTACAAGCGTGTGCGTGGACAACTGCTCCCGCCCCGGATGTACTGA